The following proteins come from a genomic window of Rutidosis leptorrhynchoides isolate AG116_Rl617_1_P2 chromosome 10, CSIRO_AGI_Rlap_v1, whole genome shotgun sequence:
- the LOC139871330 gene encoding uncharacterized protein, which translates to MSGELEVINERTALKPVLGETWDLFTDGASCAEGAGAGLVLANPSGEEHTYALRFNFDVSNNEAEYEALLVGLNIARKMNIAKLRAFTDSQLVANQFNGSFEAHHPSMQKYLQLLKKLVAQFEHFELAQVPRSQNKKADALSKLVALTFSHFQKQGLSMLNS; encoded by the exons ATGTCTGGAGAATTggaggtgattaatgagcgaacCGCGTTGAAACCGGTACTTGGCGAAACTTGGGATTTGTTTACTGATGGTGCTTCGTGcgcagaaggtgcaggtgcgggtttggTTTTGGCAAACCCAAGTGGTGAGGAGCATACGTATGCACTGCGTTTTAATTTTGATGTGTCAAATAATGAAGCGGAGTATGAAGCACTACTTGTTGGtttaaatattgcgcgaaaaatgaaTATTGCTAAGTTGCGAGCATTTACAGATTCGCagttagtagcgaatcagtttaatggCTCTTTCGAAGCACATCATCCTTCTATGCAGAAATACTTGCAGCTATTAAAGAAATTAGTAGCGCAGTTTGAGCATTTTGAACTTGCACAAGTGCCAAGaagtcaaaataagaaggcggatgctttGAGCAAATTGGTCGCTTTAACGTTttcgcattttcaaaaacaa ggcCTGTCAATGTTAAATTCCTGA